The proteins below are encoded in one region of Leptotrichia sp. oral taxon 218:
- the cysD gene encoding sulfate adenylyltransferase subunit CysD produces the protein MKELSHLDELEAEAIYIIREVAAECENPVMLYSIGKDSSVMLHLAMKAFYPEKPPFPFLHVNTTWKFREMIEFRDRRAKELGIEMLEYINPEGVEKNINPFDHGSSFTDIMKTQALKQALNKYGFTAAFGGGRRDEEKSRAKERIFSFRNSNQAWDPKNQRPEMWKLYNTEINKGESIRVFPISNWTEKDIWEYIKRENIPIVSLYSAKERPVVKRGSNLIMVDDERMRLNDGEVPEMKMVRFRTLGDYPLSGAVESNAVTLEEIIDETLSSVESERTSRVIDSDNGAGSMEKRKREGYF, from the coding sequence ATGAAAGAATTATCTCATTTAGATGAATTAGAAGCAGAAGCGATATATATCATAAGAGAAGTAGCAGCGGAATGTGAAAATCCAGTTATGCTTTACTCAATTGGAAAAGACAGTTCTGTTATGCTGCATTTGGCGATGAAGGCATTTTATCCAGAAAAACCGCCATTTCCGTTTTTACATGTGAACACGACTTGGAAATTTCGAGAGATGATAGAATTTAGAGATAGAAGAGCGAAAGAATTGGGGATTGAGATGCTTGAATACATTAATCCTGAAGGAGTTGAAAAAAATATCAATCCTTTTGACCACGGTTCGTCTTTTACGGACATAATGAAAACACAGGCGTTAAAACAGGCACTTAATAAATATGGATTTACTGCCGCATTTGGTGGTGGAAGAAGAGATGAAGAAAAAAGTCGTGCAAAAGAGAGAATTTTTTCATTTAGAAATTCAAATCAGGCTTGGGATCCAAAAAATCAAAGACCTGAGATGTGGAAACTTTATAATACGGAAATAAATAAAGGGGAAAGTATCCGTGTTTTTCCAATTTCAAATTGGACTGAAAAAGATATTTGGGAATACATAAAAAGAGAAAATATACCAATAGTTTCGCTTTATTCAGCAAAGGAAAGACCTGTTGTAAAAAGAGGATCAAATTTAATTATGGTGGATGACGAGCGAATGAGATTAAATGACGGAGAAGTTCCTGAAATGAAAATGGTGAGATTTAGAACGCTTGGAGATTACCCGCTTTCAGGTGCTGTTGAATCAAATGCCGTAACTTTGGAAGAAATAATAGATGAAACATTAAGTTCGGTAGAATCAGAGCGTACAAGCCGTGTCATTGACAGCGATAACGGTGCTGGAAGTATGGAAAAAAGAAAAAGAGAGGGGTATTTTTAA
- a CDS encoding sulfate adenylyltransferase subunit 1, translating into MAKLLKFITCGSVDDGKSTLIGNILYNSKLLYADQEEALILDSKVGSRGGAIDYSLLLDGLIAEREQGITIDVAYRYFTTDKRSFIVADTPGHEEYTRNMAVGASFAQVAILLLDVTKGVLIQTRRHARICSLVGIKYFVFAVNKMDLANYSKEKFDEIVAQIDELARELNLENIKIIPVSATEGDNVTTKSKNMEWYKGESVLEYLETVDVTSEDKDLSFYVPIQRVCRPNHEFRGFQGQIESGEVKVGQTVTVLPSNETAVVKSILNGDKIVDSAFVGQAVTIQLDREVDVSRGSVITDNNELFAAKNISATLLWMDDDKLTIGKEYLAKIGTKKIPAIIKKVEYQIDVNTGEKIKTNSITKNEIALCEIEFSDKVIVDKFKKNKVLGELILIDRLSHQTAAAGVVENVKISEEIPYFQKDDIVIKNGYIFEEMYFDLKNARLFKSEENKKTYFVDDKITGKGDSFEYPEYFDIISVEDGAAVLVRNYKIFDIIKLSDYHYTGLPLVDTGGCALNINKKQDMQDFLEDWQKNKNISEIHNKWAKFETYRRVVSADYSYVI; encoded by the coding sequence ATGGCAAAATTATTAAAATTTATAACTTGCGGAAGTGTGGATGACGGGAAGTCCACTTTAATTGGAAATATTTTATACAACTCCAAATTACTTTATGCGGATCAGGAAGAAGCGCTTATTTTAGATAGTAAAGTTGGTTCAAGAGGCGGTGCAATTGATTATTCATTGCTTTTAGATGGACTTATTGCAGAAAGAGAGCAAGGGATAACGATAGATGTGGCATATCGTTATTTTACAACAGACAAGAGAAGTTTTATCGTGGCAGACACTCCTGGTCATGAGGAATATACTAGAAATATGGCTGTTGGAGCATCTTTTGCACAAGTTGCAATTTTACTTTTAGATGTCACAAAAGGAGTTTTAATTCAAACTAGAAGACACGCAAGAATTTGTTCTTTAGTTGGAATTAAATATTTTGTTTTTGCGGTAAATAAAATGGATTTGGCAAATTATAGCAAAGAAAAGTTTGACGAAATTGTGGCGCAGATTGATGAACTTGCAAGAGAGCTTAATTTAGAAAATATTAAAATTATACCTGTGAGTGCAACTGAAGGGGATAATGTTACAACAAAATCCAAAAATATGGAATGGTACAAAGGTGAGAGTGTTCTTGAATATTTGGAAACAGTCGATGTTACAAGTGAAGATAAAGATTTATCTTTTTATGTGCCAATTCAAAGAGTTTGTCGACCGAATCATGAATTTAGAGGATTTCAAGGGCAAATTGAGAGCGGTGAAGTGAAAGTTGGACAAACTGTAACTGTGCTGCCAAGTAATGAAACTGCCGTTGTAAAATCAATTTTAAATGGAGATAAAATCGTAGATAGCGCTTTTGTAGGACAAGCGGTAACTATTCAGCTGGATAGGGAAGTGGATGTGAGCCGTGGTTCGGTTATAACTGACAATAATGAACTTTTTGCAGCAAAAAATATAAGTGCAACATTGCTTTGGATGGACGATGATAAATTGACAATTGGAAAAGAGTATTTGGCAAAAATTGGAACTAAAAAAATTCCTGCAATAATTAAAAAAGTGGAATACCAAATTGATGTAAATACTGGAGAAAAGATAAAAACAAATTCGATAACTAAAAATGAAATTGCACTTTGTGAAATAGAGTTTTCAGATAAAGTGATAGTTGATAAATTTAAGAAAAATAAGGTTTTGGGAGAACTTATCTTAATTGATAGATTATCACATCAGACGGCTGCTGCTGGGGTTGTAGAAAATGTGAAAATTAGCGAAGAAATACCGTATTTTCAAAAAGATGACATAGTTATAAAAAATGGTTATATTTTTGAAGAAATGTATTTTGATTTAAAAAACGCAAGACTTTTTAAATCTGAAGAAAATAAGAAAACTTATTTCGTAGATGACAAAATTACTGGAAAAGGGGACAGTTTTGAGTATCCAGAATATTTTGACATTATTTCAGTTGAAGATGGCGCAGCAGTGCTTGTGAGAAATTATAAAATTTTTGATATAATTAAACTTTCTGATTATCATTACACAGGACTTCCACTTGTTGATACGGGAGGATGTGCACTAAATATTAATAAAAAACAAGATATGCAAGACTTTTTAGAAGACTGGCAAAAAAATAAAAATATTTCTGAAATTCATAATAAATGGGCGAAATTTGAAACTTATAGAAGAGTTGTGAGCGCTGATTACTCTTATGTGATATAG
- a CDS encoding sulfate ABC transporter substrate-binding protein translates to MGIKSFKIPIILIFAVIILYTIGIVRQNSKIKNKNSQIEITNVSYDPTRELYEKYNKEFSKYYKKAYGKDVRIVQSHGGSGSQARSVIEGLDADVVTLALENDVSLLEKVDLLGKNWINNFPGNSSPYTSTIVFLVRRKNPKNIKDWEDLTKNGVKVITPDPKSSGGACWNFLAAWSYGMKKFGNNENKISEFVKKIYKNVAVMDSGARAATTTFVENGQGDVLISWENEALTTMKEYPNDFEIIYPTVSILAQPTVAVVDKIAKKNGNFQISQKYLEYLYSDKAQNIIAQSGYRPYNKEILEKYKDKFNLNVKLTTIKDFGGWKKVYEKFFEEGKIFDKIMEN, encoded by the coding sequence ATGGGAATAAAAAGTTTTAAAATACCAATAATACTTATTTTTGCAGTAATAATTTTATATACAATTGGAATTGTAAGACAAAATTCAAAAATTAAAAATAAAAATTCTCAAATAGAAATTACAAATGTTTCATACGATCCAACTCGTGAATTATACGAAAAATATAATAAGGAATTTTCAAAATATTATAAAAAGGCATATGGAAAAGATGTAAGAATTGTGCAGTCTCACGGTGGCTCGGGTTCTCAAGCTCGTTCTGTAATTGAAGGGCTTGATGCGGATGTTGTAACTTTGGCGCTAGAAAATGATGTTTCGCTTTTGGAAAAAGTTGATTTATTAGGAAAAAACTGGATAAATAATTTTCCAGGAAATTCTTCGCCATATACTTCGACAATTGTGTTTCTCGTTAGACGGAAAAATCCTAAAAATATAAAAGATTGGGAAGATTTGACTAAAAATGGAGTAAAAGTGATAACTCCAGATCCAAAAAGCAGTGGAGGGGCCTGTTGGAATTTTTTAGCGGCTTGGTCTTATGGAATGAAAAAATTTGGAAATAATGAGAATAAAATCAGTGAATTTGTGAAAAAAATTTATAAAAATGTAGCGGTTATGGATTCTGGGGCTAGAGCTGCAACTACTACTTTTGTGGAAAATGGACAAGGAGATGTGCTTATTTCTTGGGAAAATGAAGCACTTACAACAATGAAGGAATATCCAAATGATTTTGAGATTATTTATCCGACTGTGAGTATTTTAGCTCAGCCGACGGTTGCTGTAGTGGATAAGATTGCAAAGAAAAATGGAAATTTTCAAATTAGCCAAAAATATTTGGAGTATTTGTATTCGGATAAAGCTCAAAATATTATAGCACAAAGCGGATATAGACCGTATAATAAAGAAATACTTGAGAAATATAAGGATAAATTTAATTTGAATGTGAAACTAACAACAATAAAAGATTTTGGTGGATGGAAAAAAGTTTATGAGAAATTTTTTGAGGAAGGTAAAATTTTTGACAAAATTATGGAAAATTAA
- the cysT gene encoding sulfate ABC transporter permease subunit CysT, with the protein MLLKLKKSFFAKKSAKATIPGFNLSLGITLTMLSVLVLIPLVSILIYSFKLSPSQFWKLISQKSVVYALFTSISLSFLAAVVNCIFGLILAWVLVKYEFFGKKFLDGLLELPFALPTAVAGITLAKMYSDTGMVGKYFAKFGIKISYTHTGIIIALIFVGIPFVVRSVQPILKKLDGQYEEAAYILGANKTTTFFKVIFPEIKPALLTGFGLAFSRGIGEYGSVIYISGNSFKEHTQVISYVIMQKLNYVDYPSATAIALLMLVISFVLLFLINMVQMKQFKRTNNI; encoded by the coding sequence ATGTTATTAAAATTAAAGAAAAGTTTTTTTGCAAAAAAAAGTGCCAAAGCGACAATTCCTGGATTTAATTTATCGCTTGGAATAACGCTTACGATGCTTTCAGTTTTGGTCTTGATTCCGCTTGTTTCAATACTGATTTATTCGTTTAAATTGTCGCCGAGTCAATTTTGGAAGTTAATTTCGCAAAAATCAGTTGTTTATGCTTTATTTACAAGTATTTCGCTTTCTTTTTTAGCAGCGGTTGTAAACTGCATTTTTGGCTTAATTTTAGCTTGGGTTCTTGTAAAATATGAATTTTTTGGAAAAAAATTTTTAGATGGACTTCTAGAGCTTCCTTTTGCACTTCCAACAGCTGTTGCAGGAATAACTCTTGCAAAAATGTATTCGGATACGGGAATGGTTGGAAAATATTTTGCAAAATTCGGAATAAAGATTTCGTACACTCATACAGGAATTATTATAGCTTTGATATTTGTTGGAATTCCTTTTGTTGTGAGAAGTGTTCAACCAATTTTGAAAAAACTGGACGGTCAATATGAAGAAGCCGCATATATTTTGGGTGCAAATAAAACTACGACTTTTTTTAAAGTGATTTTTCCTGAGATAAAACCTGCGCTTCTCACAGGATTTGGATTGGCTTTTTCAAGAGGAATTGGCGAGTATGGAAGTGTAATTTATATTTCTGGAAACAGTTTTAAAGAACATACGCAAGTTATTTCATATGTAATTATGCAAAAATTAAATTATGTGGATTATCCATCAGCAACGGCAATAGCTTTACTTATGTTAGTAATTTCTTTTGTTTTGCTGTTTTTAATAAATATGGTGCAGATGAAACAATTTAAAAGAACAAATAATATTTAA
- a CDS encoding sulfate ABC transporter permease translates to MMKKENNIIKYVLITISFLFVFTMLLLPLASIILNSLQKGWKFYFSSITDKNVLSALKVTIIATVSAVLINTVFGVTVAWLITKFSFRGKNILATVIDIPFSISPVIAGLAFIMTFGRMGWANAIIEKINQFFVLDIKIVFAIPGVILATIFVTFPFIAREIIPILNAQGKAEEEAAALMGASGFTIFRKITFPQIKWGLFYGIILCTARALGEFGAVNALSKARGKTFTLPLEIDALYLSGTSDAITSAFAVSSILVLVSIVILIIKNIVEHKSEKI, encoded by the coding sequence ATGATGAAAAAAGAAAATAATATAATAAAATATGTTCTTATCACAATAAGTTTTTTATTTGTATTTACAATGCTTTTGCTGCCACTCGCTTCAATAATTCTAAATTCACTTCAAAAAGGCTGGAAGTTTTATTTTAGCAGCATAACGGATAAAAATGTCTTATCAGCATTAAAAGTTACAATAATTGCTACAGTTTCGGCAGTTTTGATAAATACTGTTTTTGGAGTGACAGTTGCGTGGCTAATAACAAAATTTTCTTTTCGTGGAAAAAATATTCTTGCGACAGTAATTGACATTCCTTTTTCAATTTCTCCCGTAATAGCGGGACTTGCCTTTATTATGACTTTTGGTCGAATGGGCTGGGCGAATGCGATTATTGAAAAAATAAATCAATTTTTTGTCCTGGATATAAAAATTGTATTTGCAATCCCAGGAGTAATTCTTGCTACAATCTTTGTCACATTTCCGTTTATTGCAAGAGAAATTATTCCGATTTTGAATGCACAAGGAAAAGCTGAAGAAGAAGCAGCAGCGTTGATGGGAGCAAGTGGATTTACAATTTTTAGAAAAATAACTTTTCCGCAGATAAAATGGGGGCTTTTTTACGGAATAATACTTTGTACAGCAAGAGCTTTAGGAGAATTTGGTGCGGTAAATGCTTTGTCAAAAGCGAGAGGGAAAACATTTACATTGCCGCTTGAAATTGATGCGCTTTATTTATCTGGAACATCAGATGCGATAACTTCAGCGTTTGCAGTATCATCAATACTTGTTTTAGTTTCAATAGTTATTCTTATAATAAAAAATATTGTGGAACATAAATCAGAAAAAATTTAA
- the nifJ gene encoding pyruvate:ferredoxin (flavodoxin) oxidoreductase encodes MAKEMKTMDGNMAAAHVAYAFTEVAGIYPITPSSTMSEVIDQWAAYGQKNIFGKPVKVVEMQSEAGAAGMVHGSLQAGALTTTFTASQGLLLKLPNMYKIAGELLPGVMHVAARSLSSHALSIFGDHQDIYSARMTGWAMFATSSVQEVMDLAAVAHLSALKSKVPTLHFFDGFRTSHEINKVEVMDYKFLESLIDQDALREFRQKALNPENPVTRGTAQNDDIYFQAKEAQNKYYEAVPDIINDYMQKISEYTGRKYAPFVYYGSENAERVIIAMGSVNETIKEVVDYLNAKGENVGVLNVHLYRPFSSKYFFEAMPKSVKKIAVLDRTKEQGAVGEPLYTDVKALYYGKENAPEIVGGRYGLSSKDTTPEQIVAVYKNLAQKEIKNNFTIGIIDDVTFTSLALEDEIFTGNEDVKECLFYGLGSDGTVGANKNSIKIIGDKTNLYAQGYFAYDSKKAGGVTRSHLRFSKDPIRSTYLVTRPNFVACSVAAYLGKYDMISGLKEGGTFLLNTIWDKEKLVEHLSNEVKRALALKKAKFYIINATKLAKEIGLGNRTNTIMQSAFFNLANVIPYEEAKEYMKEYAKKSYGRKGDDIVQKNWNAIDKGTDGLEEVEVLPEWANLEVDEKIIDEAKPEFIKRIVDPINLMKGNDLSVSAIIENGMVDGTFQSGTANYEKRGVASEVPEWQPDMCIQCNQCAYVCPHAVIRPFLIDEEEMSKAPEGMPTLKAMGRGMNDLKFKIQVSTLDCTGCSVCVDVCPAPKGKAIVMKPIESQIEKNEVEYTDYLFNNVSYKDKLLGKNTVKGSQFAKPLFEFSGACAGCGETPYIKLVTQLFGERMMVANATGCSSIYGASVPSTPYTTAESGCGPAWASSLFEDNAEYGFGMYHANDTIRQRILGNMKEIKEKVSPELAETFNNFIENFDNGDKTIEIRDELVKLLEKESKSAADAEVKAKIDDMIALKQYLVKKSIWIFGGDGWAYDIGFGGLDHVLASGEDVNILVLDTEVYSNTGGQASKSSRTGSVEKFAASGKPSKKKDLAAMLMTYGNIYVAKISMGANQNQALKAIREAENYKGPSIIIAYSPCIEHGIKTGMGKAMSEEKLATEVGYWPIFRFDPQLVEKGKNPLQLDSRSPAWDKYEEFLLGERRYATLAKEFPEKAKVLLEANMSDSRATWNYYRRLASIDYSVEE; translated from the coding sequence ATGGCTAAAGAAATGAAAACAATGGATGGAAATATGGCTGCGGCACATGTGGCATACGCATTTACTGAAGTAGCAGGAATCTATCCAATTACGCCGTCATCAACTATGTCTGAAGTAATTGACCAATGGGCGGCATATGGACAAAAAAATATATTTGGAAAACCAGTTAAAGTTGTGGAAATGCAATCAGAAGCAGGAGCTGCGGGAATGGTTCATGGTTCACTTCAAGCGGGAGCGCTAACTACGACTTTTACTGCATCACAAGGCTTACTTTTAAAATTGCCTAATATGTATAAAATTGCAGGAGAATTGTTGCCAGGAGTTATGCATGTGGCAGCTCGTTCACTATCTTCTCATGCACTTTCAATATTTGGAGATCACCAAGATATTTATTCAGCAAGAATGACTGGATGGGCGATGTTTGCGACAAGTTCTGTGCAAGAAGTTATGGATTTAGCGGCAGTAGCGCATCTTTCGGCACTAAAATCTAAAGTTCCAACATTACATTTTTTTGATGGATTTAGAACTTCTCACGAAATTAACAAAGTGGAAGTTATGGATTATAAATTTTTAGAAAGTTTGATTGATCAAGATGCATTGCGTGAATTTAGACAAAAAGCATTAAATCCAGAAAATCCTGTAACTCGTGGAACAGCACAAAATGATGATATTTATTTTCAGGCAAAAGAAGCTCAAAATAAATACTATGAAGCAGTACCTGACATAATAAATGACTATATGCAAAAGATAAGTGAATATACTGGAAGAAAATACGCACCATTTGTTTATTATGGTTCAGAAAATGCTGAAAGAGTAATAATTGCAATGGGATCAGTAAATGAAACAATAAAAGAAGTAGTAGATTATTTGAATGCAAAAGGAGAAAATGTAGGAGTTTTAAATGTACACTTATATAGACCTTTTTCAAGCAAATATTTCTTTGAAGCAATGCCAAAATCAGTTAAAAAAATTGCAGTTTTAGATAGAACAAAAGAGCAAGGTGCAGTTGGAGAACCTTTATATACAGATGTTAAAGCGCTTTATTACGGAAAAGAAAATGCACCTGAAATCGTTGGTGGAAGATATGGTCTTTCTTCAAAAGATACAACACCTGAACAAATTGTTGCAGTTTATAAAAACTTGGCACAAAAAGAAATCAAAAATAACTTTACAATTGGAATTATTGATGATGTGACTTTTACTTCATTAGCTTTAGAAGATGAAATTTTTACAGGAAATGAAGATGTAAAAGAATGTTTATTTTATGGACTAGGTTCAGATGGAACAGTTGGAGCTAATAAAAATTCAATTAAAATTATTGGAGATAAAACAAATTTGTATGCACAAGGATATTTTGCATATGACTCTAAAAAAGCGGGAGGAGTTACTCGTTCTCACTTAAGATTTAGTAAAGATCCAATTCGTTCGACATATTTGGTAACTAGACCAAACTTTGTTGCTTGTTCTGTGGCTGCATATCTTGGAAAATATGATATGATTTCAGGACTAAAAGAAGGTGGAACATTCTTATTAAATACAATTTGGGATAAAGAAAAATTGGTGGAACATTTATCAAATGAAGTTAAAAGAGCGTTAGCACTTAAAAAAGCTAAATTTTATATCATAAATGCGACAAAATTGGCAAAAGAAATTGGCTTGGGAAATAGAACAAATACAATTATGCAATCGGCATTTTTCAATTTAGCAAATGTAATTCCTTATGAAGAAGCTAAAGAGTATATGAAAGAATATGCTAAAAAAAGTTATGGAAGAAAAGGTGACGACATAGTTCAGAAAAACTGGAATGCGATTGACAAAGGAACAGATGGACTGGAAGAAGTTGAAGTGCTACCAGAATGGGCAAATTTAGAAGTTGATGAAAAAATCATAGATGAAGCAAAACCAGAGTTTATAAAAAGAATTGTTGACCCAATTAATTTGATGAAAGGTAATGATTTATCAGTATCAGCAATCATTGAAAATGGAATGGTTGATGGAACTTTCCAAAGTGGAACAGCTAACTATGAAAAAAGAGGGGTTGCTTCAGAAGTTCCTGAATGGCAGCCAGATATGTGTATACAATGTAATCAATGTGCATATGTTTGTCCACACGCTGTAATTAGACCATTTTTAATAGATGAAGAAGAAATGTCTAAAGCACCAGAAGGAATGCCTACACTTAAAGCAATGGGTCGTGGAATGAATGATTTGAAATTTAAAATTCAAGTATCGACTCTTGACTGTACAGGATGTAGCGTCTGTGTAGATGTCTGTCCTGCACCAAAAGGAAAAGCAATTGTTATGAAACCTATTGAATCACAAATTGAAAAAAATGAAGTTGAATATACAGATTATTTATTTAATAATGTTTCATACAAAGATAAACTTTTAGGTAAAAATACTGTAAAAGGTTCACAATTTGCAAAACCATTATTTGAATTTTCTGGAGCATGTGCAGGTTGTGGAGAAACTCCTTATATAAAATTAGTAACTCAGTTATTTGGTGAAAGAATGATGGTTGCGAATGCGACAGGATGTTCTTCAATTTATGGAGCTTCAGTTCCTTCGACACCTTATACAACAGCTGAAAGTGGATGTGGTCCAGCTTGGGCTTCATCATTATTTGAAGATAACGCAGAATACGGATTTGGAATGTATCACGCAAATGATACAATTAGACAAAGAATTTTGGGAAATATGAAAGAAATTAAAGAAAAAGTTTCACCAGAATTGGCAGAAACATTTAATAATTTTATCGAAAATTTTGATAATGGAGATAAAACAATTGAAATTAGAGATGAATTGGTAAAATTACTTGAAAAAGAAAGTAAATCTGCAGCTGATGCCGAAGTTAAAGCAAAAATTGATGATATGATAGCATTAAAACAATATTTAGTTAAAAAATCAATTTGGATCTTTGGTGGAGATGGATGGGCTTATGATATCGGATTTGGTGGACTTGACCATGTTCTTGCTTCAGGAGAAGATGTGAATATTTTAGTACTTGATACAGAAGTTTATTCAAATACAGGAGGACAAGCGTCTAAATCATCAAGAACTGGTTCAGTTGAAAAATTTGCAGCCTCTGGAAAACCATCTAAGAAAAAAGACTTGGCAGCTATGCTTATGACATATGGAAATATTTATGTTGCTAAAATTTCAATGGGAGCAAACCAAAATCAAGCATTAAAAGCAATAAGAGAAGCTGAAAATTACAAAGGACCTTCAATAATTATAGCATATTCACCTTGTATCGAACACGGAATTAAAACAGGTATGGGTAAAGCTATGTCAGAAGAAAAATTAGCTACAGAAGTTGGATATTGGCCAATATTCAGATTCGATCCGCAATTGGTTGAAAAAGGTAAAAATCCATTGCAACTAGATTCAAGAAGTCCAGCTTGGGACAAATATGAGGAATTTTTATTGGGTGAAAGAAGATATGCAACACTTGCAAAAGAATTCCCAGAAAAAGCAAAAGTATTACTTGAAGCTAATATGAGTGATTCAAGAGCAACTTGGAATTATTACAGAAGATTAGCATCAATTGACTATTCAGTAGAAGAATAA
- a CDS encoding type II secretion system protein, with protein sequence MNENKSNGFTLVEVLLYISIIAILFLAISNNLQKQKQLQEFAIQKRNISGFVRKIQQYAQYNKKVYTLDFKISEKMAYFLDNVKGKKEIIDKLKISDNLSYMTNNSNKNADFLRNTTNEGNFEKGFSIYLLDKKGEKIYYRISTNTINAAKYPIISIYRAKTPINLNEDYLKASLWEEEI encoded by the coding sequence ATGAACGAGAATAAATCAAACGGATTTACTCTTGTTGAGGTTTTATTATACATTTCAATTATAGCTATTTTATTTTTAGCTATCTCAAATAATTTACAAAAACAAAAACAGCTCCAAGAATTTGCAATCCAAAAGCGAAATATAAGTGGTTTTGTCCGTAAGATTCAGCAATATGCACAATACAATAAAAAAGTTTATACGCTAGATTTTAAAATATCTGAAAAAATGGCATATTTTTTAGATAATGTCAAAGGAAAAAAAGAGATAATTGATAAATTAAAAATTTCGGATAATTTGTCTTATATGACAAATAATTCCAATAAAAATGCTGATTTTTTGAGAAATACTACAAATGAAGGCAATTTTGAAAAAGGATTTTCAATTTATCTTTTGGATAAAAAAGGTGAAAAAATTTATTACAGAATTTCTACAAATACAATAAATGCAGCAAAATATCCAATTATAAGCATTTATCGTGCAAAAACTCCAATAAATTTGAACGAAGATTATTTGAAAGCAAGTTTATGGGAAGAAGAAATTTAA